Proteins from one Gallus gallus isolate bGalGal1 chromosome 17, bGalGal1.mat.broiler.GRCg7b, whole genome shotgun sequence genomic window:
- the LHX3 gene encoding LIM/homeobox protein Lhx3 isoform X1, giving the protein MLLERVRAGSEKAAELCPFPRSPEIPLCAGCNQHIVDRFILKVLDRHWHSKCLKCSDCQTQLAEKCFSRGDGVYCKEDFFKRFGTKCAACQQGIPPTQVVRRAQDFVYHLHCFACIVCKRQLATGDEFYLMEDSRLVCKADYETAKQRGTERPSPPGKREAAPGRAALGAPLVHRVGQEGGRGSRVRTGSCELTRVVPAEAESTAKRPRTTITAKQLETLKNAYNNSPKPARHVREQLSSETGLDMRVVQVWFQNRRAKEKRLKKDAGRQRWGQYFRNMKRSRGTSKSDKDSIQEEGPDSDAEVSFTDEPSMSEMSHSNGIYSNLSEASPALGRQAGTNGGFSLDHSGIPAQDQYHDLRSNSPYGIPQSPASLQALPGHQPLISSLVYPDSGLGIMGQGGQGVPQSMRVLAGNGPSSDLSTGSSGGYPDFPASPASWLDEVDHAQF; this is encoded by the exons atgctgctggagagggtccGCGCCGGCTCGGAGAAGGCAGCGGAGCTCTGCCCCTTCCCTCGGAGCCCAG AGATCCCGCTGTGCGCCGGCTGCAATCAGCACATCGTGGACAGGTTCATCCTCAAGGTCCTGGACCGGCATTGGCACAGCAAGTGCTTGAAATGTTCCGACTGCCAGACGCAGCTGGCCGAGAAGTGCTTCAGCCGAGGGGACGGCGTGTACTGCAAGGAGGATTTCTTCAA ACGCTTCGGGACGAAGTGCGCCGCctgccagcagggcatcccccCGACCCAGGTGGTGCGCCGGGCCCAGGACTTCGTGTACCACCTGCACTGCTTCGCCTGCATCGTCTGCAAGCGGCAGCTGGCCACCGGAGATGAGTTCTACCTGATGGAGGACAGCAGGCTGGTGTGCAAGGCTGACTACGAGACGGCCAAGCAGAGAGGTACGGAGCGCCCTTCGCCCCCGGGGAAGAGAGAGGCGGCTCCGGGCCGCGCTGCCCTCGGGGCTCCGCTCGTGCATAGGGTTGGGCAGGAGGGAGGGCGGGGGTCCCGGGTCCGCACGGGGAGCTGCGAGCTAACCCGCGTCGTGCCGGCAGAGGCCGAGTCCACGGCCAAGAGGCCCCGCACCACCATCACAGCCAAGCAGCTGGAGACCCTCAAAAACGCCTACAACAACTCGCCCAAGCCGGCGCGGCACGTCCGGGAGCAGCTCTCGTCGGAGACGGGGTTGGATATGCGGGTGGTGCAG GTCTGGTTCCAGAACCGCCGGGCCAAGGAGAAGCGGCTGAAGAAGGACGCGGGGAGGCAGCGCTGGGGGCAGTACTTCAGGAACATGAAGAGGTCCCGGGGGACCTCCAAGTCCGACAAGGACAGCATCCAGGAGGAGGGGCCCGACAGCGACGCCGAGGTCTCCTTCACAG ACGAGCCCTCCATGTCCGAGATGAGCCACTCCAATGGCATTTACAGCAATCTCAGCGAGGCGTCCCCGGCCCTGGGGAGGCAGGCTGGGACCAACGGGGGCTTCTCTCTGGATCACAGTGGCATCCCAGCTCAGGACCAGTACCACGACCTGCGATCCAACAGCCCCTATGGGATTCCCCAGTCACCGGCTTCATTGCAAGCGCTGCCGGGCCACCAGCCTTTAATCTCCAGCTTGGTTTACCCTGACAGCGGTTTGGGCATCATGGGACAAGGTGGACAGGGGGTGCCCCAGTCCATGCGGGTCCTGGCCGGGAATGGGCCCAGCTCCGACCTCTCCACCGGCAGCAGTGGGGGATACCCGGATTTCCCTGCCAGCCCGGCCTCCTGGCTGGATGAAGTCGATCACGCTCAGTTTTGA
- the LHX3 gene encoding LIM/homeobox protein Lhx3 — MLLERVRAGSEKAAELCPFPRSPEIPLCAGCNQHIVDRFILKVLDRHWHSKCLKCSDCQTQLAEKCFSRGDGVYCKEDFFKRFGTKCAACQQGIPPTQVVRRAQDFVYHLHCFACIVCKRQLATGDEFYLMEDSRLVCKADYETAKQREAESTAKRPRTTITAKQLETLKNAYNNSPKPARHVREQLSSETGLDMRVVQVWFQNRRAKEKRLKKDAGRQRWGQYFRNMKRSRGTSKSDKDSIQEEGPDSDAEVSFTDEPSMSEMSHSNGIYSNLSEASPALGRQAGTNGGFSLDHSGIPAQDQYHDLRSNSPYGIPQSPASLQALPGHQPLISSLVYPDSGLGIMGQGGQGVPQSMRVLAGNGPSSDLSTGSSGGYPDFPASPASWLDEVDHAQF; from the exons atgctgctggagagggtccGCGCCGGCTCGGAGAAGGCAGCGGAGCTCTGCCCCTTCCCTCGGAGCCCAG AGATCCCGCTGTGCGCCGGCTGCAATCAGCACATCGTGGACAGGTTCATCCTCAAGGTCCTGGACCGGCATTGGCACAGCAAGTGCTTGAAATGTTCCGACTGCCAGACGCAGCTGGCCGAGAAGTGCTTCAGCCGAGGGGACGGCGTGTACTGCAAGGAGGATTTCTTCAA ACGCTTCGGGACGAAGTGCGCCGCctgccagcagggcatcccccCGACCCAGGTGGTGCGCCGGGCCCAGGACTTCGTGTACCACCTGCACTGCTTCGCCTGCATCGTCTGCAAGCGGCAGCTGGCCACCGGAGATGAGTTCTACCTGATGGAGGACAGCAGGCTGGTGTGCAAGGCTGACTACGAGACGGCCAAGCAGAGAG AGGCCGAGTCCACGGCCAAGAGGCCCCGCACCACCATCACAGCCAAGCAGCTGGAGACCCTCAAAAACGCCTACAACAACTCGCCCAAGCCGGCGCGGCACGTCCGGGAGCAGCTCTCGTCGGAGACGGGGTTGGATATGCGGGTGGTGCAG GTCTGGTTCCAGAACCGCCGGGCCAAGGAGAAGCGGCTGAAGAAGGACGCGGGGAGGCAGCGCTGGGGGCAGTACTTCAGGAACATGAAGAGGTCCCGGGGGACCTCCAAGTCCGACAAGGACAGCATCCAGGAGGAGGGGCCCGACAGCGACGCCGAGGTCTCCTTCACAG ACGAGCCCTCCATGTCCGAGATGAGCCACTCCAATGGCATTTACAGCAATCTCAGCGAGGCGTCCCCGGCCCTGGGGAGGCAGGCTGGGACCAACGGGGGCTTCTCTCTGGATCACAGTGGCATCCCAGCTCAGGACCAGTACCACGACCTGCGATCCAACAGCCCCTATGGGATTCCCCAGTCACCGGCTTCATTGCAAGCGCTGCCGGGCCACCAGCCTTTAATCTCCAGCTTGGTTTACCCTGACAGCGGTTTGGGCATCATGGGACAAGGTGGACAGGGGGTGCCCCAGTCCATGCGGGTCCTGGCCGGGAATGGGCCCAGCTCCGACCTCTCCACCGGCAGCAGTGGGGGATACCCGGATTTCCCTGCCAGCCCGGCCTCCTGGCTGGATGAAGTCGATCACGCTCAGTTTTGA